In a genomic window of Cydia fagiglandana chromosome 8, ilCydFagi1.1, whole genome shotgun sequence:
- the LOC134666817 gene encoding troponin I isoform X14 — protein sequence MADDDKKRLEEAKKAKQAEIDRKRAEVRKRMEEASKAKKAKKGFMTPERKKKLRLLLRKKAAEELKKEQERKAAERRRIIEERCGKPKNIDDANEAELQTICQMYWHRIYNLEGDKYELERAIEIRKMEISDLNSQVNDLRGKFVKPTLKKVSKYENKFAKLQKKAAEFNFRNQLKVVKKKEFTLEEEDKEAKKAEKADWAIGKK from the exons ATGGCGGATGATGAT AAAAAGCGTCTCGAGGAG GCGAAGAAGGCCAAACAGGCCGAGATCGACCGCAAGCGCGCGGAGGTGCGCAAGCGCATGGAGGAAGCTTCCAAGGCCAAGAAGGCGAAGAAGGGTTTCATGACCCCCGAGAGGAAGAAGAAGCTCAGG TTGCTGCTGCGTAAAAAAGCCGCCGAGGAACTGAAGAAAGAACAGGAGCGCAAAGCGGCCGAGAGGAGGCGCATCATTGAGGAGAGGTGTGGTAAACCCAAGAACATTGATGATGCTAACGAAG CGGAACTGCAGACGATATGTCAAATGTACTGGCACAGAATATACAACCTTGAGGGGGATAAATATGAACTAGAACGAGCCATTGAAATTAGGAAAATGGAG ATCTCCGACCTGAACTCCCAAGTCAATGACCTCAGAGGAAAATT CGTCAAACCCACACTCAAGAAGGTGTCCAAATACGAGAACAAATTCGCCAAGCTCCAGAAGAAGGCCGCCGAATTCAACTTCCGTAACCAGTTGAAGGTTGTCAAAAAGAAGGAGTTCACCCTTGAAGAAGAAGACAAAGAG GCTAAGAAAGCGGAGAAGGCTGATTGGGCTATCGGCAAGAAGTAA